One region of Polaribacter pectinis genomic DNA includes:
- the dnaK gene encoding molecular chaperone DnaK, producing the protein MSKIIGIDLGTTNSCVSVMEGNEPVVIPNSEGKRTTPSIVAFVEGGERKIGDPAKRQAVTNPTKTVYSIKRFMGNKFSESSKEVKRVPYKVVKGDNDTPRVDIDGRLYTPQEISAMVLQKMKKTAEDYLGSDVSEAVITVPAYFNDAQRQATKEAGEIAGLKVRRIINEPTAAALAYGLDKSNDDKKIVVFDFGGGTHDVSILELGDGVFEVLATDGDTHLGGDDVDEKIINWLADEFKADENMDLREDPMSLQRLKEAAEKAKIELSSSASTEINLPYITATASGPKHLVRTLSRSKFEQLIDDLVKRTIEPCQTALKNADLTISDIDEIVLVGGSTRIPAVQEAVEKFFKKAPSKGVNPDEVVALGAAIQGGVLSGDVKDVLLLDVTPLSLGIETMGNVFTKLIDANTTIPTKKSQVFSTAVDNQPSVEIHVLQGERAMAADNNTIGRFHLDGLPPAQRGIPQIEVTFDIDANGIIKVSALDKGTNKSHEIRIEASSGLSEEEIEKMRQDAEANADADKAAKETAEKINEADSMIFQTEKQLKEFGDKLSDDKKAPIEAALVELKAAHESKDLAQIDTALATINEAWKVASEEMYAAQGGAEGANPGAEQQGAPEADAQGDNVEDVDFEEVK; encoded by the coding sequence ATGAGTAAAATAATTGGAATCGATTTAGGTACAACAAACTCTTGTGTTTCTGTAATGGAAGGAAATGAGCCAGTTGTAATCCCTAATTCAGAAGGAAAAAGAACGACACCATCTATTGTTGCCTTTGTTGAAGGAGGAGAACGTAAGATTGGTGACCCTGCAAAAAGACAGGCAGTAACAAACCCAACTAAAACAGTTTATTCTATTAAACGTTTTATGGGTAATAAATTCTCTGAATCTTCTAAAGAAGTAAAAAGAGTACCTTACAAAGTAGTTAAGGGAGATAATGACACGCCAAGAGTAGATATCGATGGTCGTTTATATACGCCACAAGAAATTTCTGCAATGGTATTACAGAAAATGAAAAAAACAGCAGAAGACTATTTAGGTTCTGATGTTTCTGAAGCTGTAATTACAGTTCCTGCATATTTTAACGATGCACAAAGACAAGCTACTAAAGAAGCTGGAGAAATTGCTGGTTTAAAAGTTAGAAGAATTATAAACGAGCCTACTGCTGCTGCATTAGCTTACGGATTAGACAAATCTAACGACGATAAGAAAATTGTTGTTTTTGATTTTGGTGGAGGAACACATGATGTTTCTATATTAGAATTAGGAGATGGTGTTTTTGAAGTATTAGCTACTGATGGAGATACGCATTTAGGTGGTGATGATGTTGATGAGAAAATCATTAACTGGTTAGCTGATGAATTTAAAGCGGATGAAAACATGGACTTAAGAGAAGATCCAATGTCTTTACAGCGTTTAAAAGAAGCTGCAGAAAAAGCGAAGATTGAATTATCTTCTTCTGCTTCTACAGAAATTAACTTACCATATATTACTGCTACTGCAAGTGGACCAAAACACTTGGTAAGAACTTTATCTCGTTCTAAATTCGAACAATTAATAGACGATTTAGTAAAGAGAACAATAGAACCTTGTCAAACTGCTTTAAAAAATGCAGATTTAACAATTTCTGATATTGATGAAATAGTTTTAGTTGGTGGTTCTACAAGAATACCTGCTGTACAAGAAGCTGTTGAAAAATTCTTTAAAAAAGCACCAAGTAAAGGAGTAAACCCTGATGAAGTTGTAGCTTTAGGAGCTGCTATACAAGGTGGAGTTTTATCTGGAGATGTAAAAGATGTATTGTTATTAGACGTTACACCTTTATCTTTAGGAATTGAAACAATGGGTAATGTTTTCACAAAATTAATTGATGCAAACACTACTATTCCTACAAAAAAATCTCAAGTATTCTCTACTGCTGTAGACAATCAGCCTTCTGTTGAAATTCACGTTTTACAAGGTGAAAGAGCAATGGCTGCAGATAATAATACAATTGGTCGTTTCCATTTAGATGGTTTACCACCAGCACAAAGAGGAATTCCTCAAATTGAAGTAACTTTCGATATTGATGCAAATGGTATTATTAAAGTTTCTGCTTTAGATAAAGGAACAAACAAATCCCATGAAATTAGAATCGAAGCTTCTTCTGGATTATCTGAAGAAGAAATCGAAAAAATGAGACAAGATGCTGAAGCAAATGCAGATGCAGATAAAGCTGCTAAAGAAACTGCAGAGAAAATCAATGAAGCAGATTCTATGATTTTTCAAACAGAAAAGCAATTAAAAGAATTTGGAGACAAATTATCTGATGATAAAAAAGCCCCAATTGAAGCTGCTTTAGTTGAATTAAAAGCTGCACACGAATCTAAAGATTTAGCACAAATTGATACTGCATTAGCAACTATTAACGAAGCTTGGAAAGTTGCATCTGAAGAGATGTATGCTGCACAAGGTGGTGCTGAAGGAGCAAATCCTGGAGCAGAACAACAAGGTGCACCAGAAGCAGATGCTCAAGGAGACAATGTTGAAGATGTAGATTTCGAAGAAGTAAAATAA
- a CDS encoding DUF2853 family protein, with protein MSKFDEKVALYKKFMDDRNFRSNDDLLAAVTKGLGPSIYKADAETVSGSDAKELATVKNNFLIKKLGLADSKELDAGIEEVMERIGKSERKKYRAVVYYMLVKKFDKESVYGM; from the coding sequence ATGAGTAAATTCGACGAAAAAGTAGCATTGTACAAGAAGTTTATGGACGATAGAAACTTTCGTTCTAATGACGATTTATTAGCTGCTGTTACAAAAGGTCTTGGGCCATCAATTTATAAAGCTGATGCAGAAACTGTTTCTGGTTCTGACGCAAAAGAATTGGCAACTGTAAAAAATAATTTTTTAATTAAAAAATTAGGATTGGCAGATAGTAAAGAATTAGATGCAGGAATTGAAGAAGTGATGGAAAGAATTGGAAAATCTGAAAGAAAAAAATACAGAGCAGTAGTTTACTATATGTTAGTTAAAAAATTCGATAAAGAATCGGTTTACGGAATGTAA